One window of Oncorhynchus masou masou isolate Uvic2021 chromosome 33, UVic_Omas_1.1, whole genome shotgun sequence genomic DNA carries:
- the clcn6 gene encoding H(+)/Cl(-) exchange transporter 6, with amino-acid sequence MACCGNCLCCHCCCRDEDTRTPEELTILGETQDEEDEILPRKDYESLDYDRCINEPYVEVLEEMNNKRAKKYEAVRWMLVFAIGVSVGLVGVFVDFFVRLFTQLKFNLVGKSVEECSEKGCLALSLLELLAFNMMFIFIASVLVLIEPVAAGSGIPEIKSYLNGVKIPGIVRLRTFVCKAIGVLFTVSGGLFVGKEGPMIHSGAIVGAGLPQFQSITFKKINFDFPYFRSDRDKRDFVSAGAAAGVAAAFGAPIGGTLFSLEEGSSFWNQALTWKVLFCSMSATFTLNFFRSGINYNKWGSFQLPGLLNFGEFKCSDGDKKCHLWTAVDLAFFVLMGVAGGLLGAFFNCINKRLAKYRMRHVHPKAKFVRVLESLLVAMVTTVVIFVASMTLGECRDLASTITNNNTTALVSLNEDVINSTIRQFFCPNKTYNDMATLFFNPQEVAIHQLFHQDGTFSPVTLIVFFVLYFLLACWTYGVSVPSGLFVPSLLCGAAFGRLVANLLKINLGMDIYSGTFALIGAAAFLGGVVRMTISLTVILIESTNEITYGLPIMITLMVAKWTGDFFNKGIYDIHIHLRGVPLLEWETEVEMDKLTASDIMEPNLTYVYPHTRIQSLVSILRTTVYHAFPVVTENRDNEREFMKGNILISNNIRFKKASVLTRAGEQRRRCQSMKSYPSSELRNVCDDQLTAVVPAMEEGQDMLQQMLERRHAPYPNLYPDQSPSEEWTMEERFRPLTFHGIILRSQLVNLLIRGVCYAENQSSATQPRLSYAEMTEDYPRFPDIHDLDLALLNPRMIVDVTPYMNPSPYTVSPNTHVSQVFNLFRTMGLRHLPVVNAVGEIVGIITRHNLTHEFLLGKLRQHYITI; translated from the exons ATGGCGTGCTGTGGGAATTGCTTATGTTGTCACTGTTGCTGCAGGGATGAAGATACCCGAACACCAGAGGAACTG ACTATTCTTGGGGAAACTCAAGATGAAGAGGATGAGATCCTTCCAAGGAAAGATTATGAG AGCCTGGATTATGACAGGTGCATCAATGAACCATATGTTGAAGTTCTGGAGGAGATGAACAACAAG AGAGCCAAAAAGTATGAAGCTGTGAGGTGGATGCTGGTGTTTGCCATTGGAGTTTCAGTAGGCCTG GTGGGTGTTTTTGTGGACTTTTTTGTACGCCTTTTCACTCAGCTCAAATTCAACTTGGTGGGAAAAT CTGTGGAGGAGTGCAGCGAGAAAGGCTGCCTGGCTCTTTCACTTCTTGAGCTACTGGCCTTCAATATGATGTTCATCTTCATCGCCAGTGTGTTGGTCCTCATTGAG CCTGTAGCTGCAGGCTCGGGAATCCCTGAGATCAAGAGCTACCTGAACGGAGTAAAGATACCTGGAATAGTCCGGCTACGGACTTTCGTCTGCAAGGCTATCGGAGTCCTCTTTACCGTATCCGGAG GTCTGTTTGTGGGGAAGGAGGGTCCAATGATCCACAGTGGAGCCATCGTGGGAGCCGGACTCCCTCAGTTTCAGAGCATCACTTTCAAGAAGATCAACTTTGACTTCCCCTACTTCCGCAGTGACAG GGACAAGCGGGACTTTGTGTCGGCGGGGGCGGCGGCTGGGGTGGCGGCTGCGTTTGGGGCACCAATAGGGGGCACCCTCTTCAGCTTGGAGGAGGGCTCCTCGTTCTGGAACCAGGCGCTCACCTGGAAAGTG CTCTTCTGCTCCATGTCTGCTACGTTCACCCTCAACTTCTTCCGCTCGGGGATCAACTACAACAAATGGGGCTCGTTCCAGCTACCTGGCCTGCTCAACTTTGGAGAGTTCAAG TGTTCAGACGGGGATAAGAAGTGCCACCTGTGGACGGCGGTTGACCTGGCCTTCTTTGTCCTGATGGGGGTGGCGGGAGGGCTGCTGGGGGCCTTCTTTAACTGTATCAACAAGAGGCTGGCCAAGTACCGCATGAGACACGTCCACCCCAAGGCCAAGTTTGTCAG GGTTCTAGAAAGTCTGCTGGTTGCCATGGTGACCACGGTGGTGATCTTTGTGGCATCCATGACATTGGGTGAATGTcgtgacttggcctccacaatcaccaacaacaacacgaCAGCTCTG GTGTCCCTCAATGAAGACGTCATCAACTCTACAATCCGCCAGTTCTTCTGCCCCAACAAGACGTACAACGACATGGCCACTCTGTTCTTCAACCCTCAGGAGGTGGCCATCCACCAGCTCTTCCACCAGGACG gtaCATTCAGCCCTGTGACGCTGATTGTGTTCTTTGTGCTGTACTTTTTGTTGGCGTGCTGGACGTACGGCGTGTCGGTGCCCAGCGGCCTCTTTGTGCCCTCGCTGCTCTGTGGCGCCGCTTTTGGACGCCTGGTGGCCAACCTCCTCAAAAT CAACCTGGGGATGGACATCTACTCTGGGACCTTCGCTCTGATTGGTGCAGCCGCCTTCCTGGGAGGTGTGGTCCGGATGACCATCAGCCTGACTGTCATTCTCATCGAATCAACCAATGAGATCACCTACGGCTTGCCCATTATGATAACCCTCATG GTGGCCAAGTGGACGGGGGATTTCTTCAATAAGGGCATCTATGACATCCACATTCATCTGAGAGGAGTGCCACTGCTGGAGTGGGAGACAGAGGTCGAGATGGACAA ACTGACGGCCAGTGACATCATGGAACCCAACCTGACGTACGTGTACCCCCACACGCGCATCCAGTCCCTGGTGAGCATCCTGCGCACCACCGTCTACCATGCCTTCCCCGTGGTCACCGAGAACAGGGACAACGAACGGGAGTTCATGAAGGGCAACATCCTCATCAGCAACAACATCCGCTTCAAG aaAGCAAGCGTGCTGACGCGGGCCGGGGAGCAGCGGCGGCGCTGCCAGTCCATGAAGTCATACCCGTCCAGTGAGCTGCGCAACGTGTGTGACGACCAGTTGACGGCCGTGGTGCCTGCTATGGAGGAGGGCCAGGACATGCTGCAGCAGATGCTGGAGAGGAG ACATGCACCCTACCCTAACCTGTACCCAGACCAGTCCCCTAGCGAGGAGTGGACCATGGAGGAGCGCTTCCGACCTCTGACCTTCCACGGCATCATCCTGCGCTCTCAGCTGGTCAACCTGCTGATCCGCGGTGTCTGCTACGCAGAGAACCAGTCG AGTGCCACGCAGCCGAGACTGTCGTACGCTGAGATGACGGAGGACTACCCCCGTTTCCCAGACATCCATGACCTAGACTTGGCCCTTCTCAATCCCCGCATGATAGTG GATGTCACCCCGTACATGAACCCTTCCCCCTACACAGTGTCCCCAAACACACATGTGTCCCAAGTGTTTAACCTGTTCAGGACCATGGGCCTTCGACACCTGCCTGTGGTCAACGCAGTAGGAGAG ATTGTGGGAATAATCACACGACACAATTTAACCCACGAGTTCCTCTTGGGGAAACTCAGACAGCATTACATCACCATTTGA